Proteins encoded within one genomic window of Streptomyces sp. NBC_00523:
- a CDS encoding AIM24 family protein — MPFREINSKMVEATVVPGQKMFSQRGAMLAYRGEVAFTPNIQGGQGGMMSMIGRRMANEATPLMTVEGNGTVMFGHGGHHIHVINLSGDTLYVEADRLLAFDGTLQQGTMFMGSQGGVMGMVRGQVTGQGLFTTTLKGHGAVAVMAHGGVIELPITPGREVHVDPQAYVAHHGDVRNKLSTALGWREMVGRGSGEGFQLELSGSGAVYVQASEEKL; from the coding sequence ATGCCGTTCCGTGAGATCAACTCGAAGATGGTCGAGGCGACGGTGGTCCCCGGCCAGAAGATGTTCAGCCAGCGCGGGGCGATGCTCGCGTACCGGGGTGAGGTGGCGTTCACGCCGAACATCCAGGGCGGCCAGGGCGGCATGATGTCGATGATCGGCCGCCGGATGGCGAACGAGGCGACCCCGCTGATGACGGTCGAGGGCAACGGCACGGTGATGTTCGGCCACGGCGGCCACCACATCCATGTGATCAACCTCTCCGGTGACACCCTCTATGTGGAGGCGGACCGGCTGCTCGCCTTCGACGGCACGCTCCAGCAGGGCACGATGTTCATGGGCTCGCAGGGCGGGGTGATGGGCATGGTGCGCGGCCAGGTGACCGGGCAGGGCCTGTTCACCACGACCCTCAAGGGGCACGGGGCGGTGGCCGTGATGGCGCACGGCGGGGTGATCGAGCTGCCGATCACGCCGGGCCGCGAGGTGCACGTCGATCCCCAGGCGTACGTCGCCCACCACGGCGACGTACGCAACAAGCTCTCCACCGCGCTGGGCTGGCGCGAGATGGTGGGACGCGGCTCGGGCGAGGGCTTCCAGCTGGAGCTGAGCGGCAGCGGTGCGGTGTACGTCCAGGCGTCGGAGGAGAAGCTGTGA